One window of the Pedobacter ginsengisoli genome contains the following:
- a CDS encoding RagB/SusD family nutrient uptake outer membrane protein, giving the protein MKTNLIIIFFAAALIGVSCKKSFLDNPSETGPTTENYYTTAAQVNGATGLLYNSVWNDWSDKAFISVGDVLGGTVTGVQGNAQYNSFYNFNIQSTDGLVMDTWKSCYKAAGQASVLIHTFMNKKTQVTDPAYLDVGIAEAKFIRGFAYFYIGRAFGDAPIVENPVDLTKAGAPKTPKYLQKDVLRFALEDLKFAEENLPEIATQDGRVNKYSAKGMMAKVYLYLKDYENARLKAKEVIDYATSTKRIGLNPDFQGMFTSSDIANKNNKEMLFSLRWLAAMGWNGGNRYMLYVGPQPLLKPKPTGGNGYSAVVPSFDMLNASTGYATGDLRKGWSVMQQGFHKADWINDNFPNGFTYDTTGITSDFKIQTGTRSSIQKYVVGPNRSSEVVTSDSHNSISTYILRYADVLLIYAEAVLAGGGSTSDATALSAFNEVHNRAGLVSLTSITLDDILHERKVEFAFEGDYWFDIQRQGFAKAQQMIAAQERGTLGGNGQLTSFKATLSSAKQLYLPVPQPETVINPLLLEPAVAYYK; this is encoded by the coding sequence ATGAAAACAAATCTCATCATCATATTTTTTGCAGCAGCTTTAATTGGAGTTTCCTGTAAAAAGAGCTTTCTGGATAACCCGTCTGAAACAGGGCCAACCACCGAAAACTATTATACCACTGCAGCCCAGGTAAATGGTGCTACCGGGCTTCTGTATAATTCAGTATGGAACGACTGGTCTGACAAAGCCTTTATATCTGTAGGCGATGTATTGGGCGGTACCGTAACCGGAGTGCAGGGCAACGCGCAGTACAACTCATTTTATAATTTTAACATACAAAGTACCGATGGTTTGGTAATGGATACCTGGAAGTCTTGCTACAAGGCAGCCGGACAAGCATCTGTATTGATTCATACTTTCATGAATAAAAAAACTCAGGTAACCGATCCTGCTTATCTGGATGTAGGTATTGCCGAAGCTAAATTCATCCGCGGGTTTGCATATTTTTATATTGGCCGTGCCTTTGGAGATGCACCAATTGTCGAAAATCCGGTTGATCTAACCAAAGCCGGTGCTCCCAAAACTCCAAAGTATTTGCAAAAAGATGTATTAAGGTTTGCACTTGAGGACCTTAAATTTGCGGAAGAAAACCTACCCGAAATAGCTACCCAGGATGGGCGCGTTAATAAATACTCGGCCAAAGGCATGATGGCCAAGGTTTATCTTTACTTAAAAGATTATGAAAACGCCCGGTTAAAAGCCAAAGAAGTTATTGATTATGCAACATCAACAAAAAGAATAGGCTTAAATCCCGATTTTCAGGGCATGTTTACTTCATCAGACATCGCCAACAAAAACAATAAAGAAATGTTGTTTTCATTAAGATGGTTGGCAGCCATGGGATGGAACGGAGGAAACAGATATATGCTTTATGTAGGCCCGCAGCCCTTGTTAAAACCGAAGCCAACTGGTGGAAACGGTTATTCGGCAGTAGTTCCATCATTTGATATGCTCAATGCTTCAACAGGTTATGCCACAGGCGACTTAAGAAAAGGATGGTCTGTAATGCAACAGGGTTTTCATAAAGCCGATTGGATAAATGATAATTTCCCTAATGGGTTTACTTATGATACTACCGGTATAACCAGCGATTTTAAAATTCAAACAGGCACGCGTTCCAGTATCCAGAAATATGTTGTAGGGCCAAACAGAAGCTCAGAGGTAGTAACTTCTGATAGCCATAACAGTATCTCAACCTATATTTTGCGTTATGCCGATGTATTGCTGATCTATGCAGAGGCTGTGCTGGCCGGGGGCGGATCTACAAGTGATGCAACCGCATTAAGCGCTTTCAACGAAGTACATAACCGTGCCGGACTGGTAAGTTTAACAAGTATTACACTTGATGATATTTTGCATGAACGCAAAGTAGAATTTGCATTTGAAGGCGATTATTGGTTTGACATCCAAAGACAAGGATTTGCTAAAGCACAACAGATGATAGCTGCACAAGAGCGTGGTACATTAGGAGGTAACGGTCAGTTAACCAGCTTCAAAGCCACGCTCAGTTCAGCAAAGCAGTTATACTTGCCTGTACCACAACCAGAAACAGTTATTAATCCCTTACTGCTTGAACCTGCAGTAGCTTATTATAAATAG
- a CDS encoding IPT/TIG domain-containing protein: MKTIKNLKVFLLACMAGALTIAGCTKEEQSNSKASNNPVANKLDPERASGNTVLTLTGSGLGDMTSIVFENGNVPASFNPTLNTDNALIFRVPDTANGGAQNIVLTNRLGVQLKVPFNVVALPLVNSASNYNFIEGTEITLIGNNLQDVTSIALDGAAAEATIVSQSKKELVIKMPATTVNTAKLTLTNSTGPITTSQVFVNLDKAYKIFTDDYGNGFENGSWGPASISSDFAKSGTKSFKAGYNKGNWSADGFANWNGVASMPEYNYLSFWVKGASADYTLYVTGDARAGGYGNSDRSVPITVPANVWTYFKIPMTTLELWKKGPMKQLGFWIEGPEKQDESFYFDDVILVK, from the coding sequence ATGAAAACTATTAAAAATCTAAAGGTATTCCTGCTGGCATGTATGGCAGGAGCATTAACCATAGCAGGCTGCACAAAAGAAGAGCAGTCGAACAGTAAAGCGTCCAATAATCCGGTAGCAAACAAACTCGATCCTGAAAGGGCGAGCGGGAATACTGTACTTACATTAACCGGAAGCGGCCTGGGCGATATGACAAGCATTGTTTTCGAGAATGGGAACGTGCCAGCCTCTTTTAACCCAACTCTAAATACAGATAATGCATTGATATTCAGAGTTCCCGATACAGCAAATGGAGGAGCTCAAAACATCGTTTTAACTAACAGACTTGGGGTTCAGCTAAAAGTGCCATTTAATGTGGTGGCTTTGCCATTGGTAAATAGTGCTTCTAATTACAATTTTATTGAAGGCACAGAGATTACCCTTATCGGAAATAACCTGCAGGATGTAACAAGCATAGCTCTTGATGGTGCTGCAGCCGAGGCAACAATAGTGTCTCAATCCAAAAAAGAACTGGTTATTAAAATGCCCGCAACTACAGTAAACACTGCAAAACTTACACTTACAAATTCCACAGGACCAATAACCACTAGTCAGGTATTTGTGAATCTGGATAAAGCATATAAGATCTTTACAGATGATTATGGCAATGGTTTTGAAAACGGATCATGGGGGCCGGCCTCAATATCATCCGATTTTGCTAAAAGCGGAACCAAATCCTTTAAAGCAGGATATAACAAAGGAAACTGGAGTGCCGATGGTTTTGCAAACTGGAATGGTGTAGCCAGTATGCCAGAATATAACTACTTGTCGTTCTGGGTTAAAGGTGCATCGGCCGATTATACACTTTATGTAACCGGTGATGCAAGGGCAGGGGGATATGGAAACTCTGACAGAAGCGTTCCAATAACAGTACCAGCCAACGTATGGACCTATTTTAAAATCCCGATGACAACACTTGAGCTTTGGAAAAAAGGTCCGATGAAACAATTAGGTTTCTGGATAGAAGGTCCAGAGAAACAAGATGAAAGCTTTTATTTCGACGATGTTATTTTAGTGAAATAG
- a CDS encoding porin family protein: MKSNLCFFILLFYGLYVQAQEQPDFQKKVRFGVKTGINGSLFTRNVTPTANGNRTDLSYFNRYFRASALAGLTVDGQLTDRITLGAELLFNSRGMVYREKNNYVIIVDDDGQEQQAYNNFNYNIDYVEFPILISYNFKPSAYRLFLSTYAGMAPAIAVNSKTKLRYQDGLDGDGGRGRNETLPLKYVNHFNNSLLVGIKVGDNTPFKINLFGDFRLSYMLLPVFSRSVSDQGDNLDARMFTCSASVGIRF; this comes from the coding sequence ATGAAATCTAATTTATGTTTTTTCATACTGCTCTTCTATGGGCTGTATGTTCAGGCTCAGGAACAGCCTGATTTTCAGAAAAAGGTAAGGTTTGGTGTTAAAACAGGCATTAACGGCTCTCTTTTTACACGCAACGTAACACCTACAGCAAACGGAAATAGAACTGATCTCAGTTATTTTAACCGCTATTTTCGAGCCTCTGCTCTTGCAGGATTAACTGTTGACGGGCAATTAACAGATCGAATTACTTTAGGTGCCGAGCTGCTCTTTAATTCAAGAGGGATGGTTTACAGAGAGAAGAATAATTATGTAATTATTGTTGATGACGATGGGCAGGAACAACAGGCTTATAATAACTTTAACTACAATATAGACTATGTGGAATTCCCAATCCTGATCAGTTACAATTTTAAACCAAGTGCATACAGGCTTTTCTTATCTACTTACGCGGGTATGGCACCGGCTATTGCTGTTAATTCAAAAACGAAATTAAGGTATCAAGATGGGTTAGACGGAGATGGTGGCAGAGGCCGAAACGAAACACTTCCTTTAAAATATGTAAATCATTTTAATAATAGCTTGCTTGTCGGTATTAAAGTAGGTGATAATACGCCTTTTAAAATTAACCTCTTTGGCGATTTTAGGCTTAGTTACATGCTTCTGCCAGTTTTTAGCCGTTCCGTATCTGATCAGGGAGATAACCTCGATGCACGAATGTTTACATGTTCTGCAAGTGTTGGTATAAGGTTCTGA